In Candidatus Gastranaerophilales bacterium, one genomic interval encodes:
- a CDS encoding glycosyltransferase, whose amino-acid sequence MTLLSICIPTYNREPALERTLSSIVRQNSFLSSDDFEVVISDNASTDKTKETALKYVNLFPQKIKYIRQETNIGGDKNFMAVLNSASGKFLKLHNDTAVLIPGALYEMLQTVENNQGKSVIFFSNGNTAETKECLDMNAFVSTVSFYITWIGGLCLRADDFKALPDMTEKAKNQLLQVNWILTLISEGKKSFVNSKYLFNVLNTNDKSGYNIAKVFGQNYFEILNECVKKGCLKPSVYKAEKKKTLYNHIIPYYFDFDKQYNFNKGNYFYHLRACWFDLFFYTAFAYIIKQYMHHKRLKRLNKNNERIAKEVLKYMSNAPQGLDNFRAEWRQNNLHNDISVENIFDINLVTAGNYSYGNLNVQSWGTDNEKLIIGNYVSISPNVKFMLGGNHPYEGFSTYPFKVKFFSEVSEAASKGPIIVKDDVWIGENSIIMSGITIGQGAIIAAGSLVTKDVPPYAIAGGNPAKVIKYRFEPEIIEKILEFDFSTLTKEQIINNKDILYERLTKDNVNNIISKLKGE is encoded by the coding sequence CTATATGTATTCCGACTTACAACAGGGAGCCGGCACTTGAAAGAACTTTAAGTTCTATAGTGCGCCAAAACTCATTTCTAAGCTCTGATGATTTTGAGGTAGTAATCTCTGACAATGCTTCTACCGATAAAACAAAAGAAACTGCGCTTAAATACGTAAATTTGTTCCCCCAAAAAATCAAGTATATAAGACAGGAAACTAACATTGGCGGCGATAAAAACTTTATGGCGGTTTTAAATTCAGCGTCAGGCAAATTTTTAAAGCTTCACAATGATACGGCTGTTCTTATACCCGGCGCTTTATATGAAATGCTTCAAACCGTAGAAAACAATCAGGGTAAATCCGTAATATTCTTCTCTAACGGTAATACTGCCGAAACAAAAGAATGCCTTGATATGAATGCATTTGTATCAACAGTTTCATTTTATATTACCTGGATTGGCGGTTTGTGTCTTAGGGCTGATGATTTTAAAGCATTGCCTGATATGACAGAAAAAGCCAAAAATCAACTCCTTCAGGTTAATTGGATATTGACACTGATATCCGAAGGTAAAAAATCGTTCGTAAACTCAAAATATTTATTTAATGTCCTAAATACAAATGATAAGTCAGGATACAATATAGCAAAAGTTTTCGGACAAAATTACTTTGAAATTTTAAACGAATGTGTAAAAAAAGGCTGCTTAAAACCATCTGTTTACAAGGCGGAAAAGAAAAAAACACTATATAATCATATAATCCCTTATTACTTTGATTTTGACAAACAATACAACTTTAATAAAGGCAATTATTTCTATCACTTACGTGCATGTTGGTTTGATTTATTTTTCTATACGGCATTCGCCTATATAATAAAGCAATATATGCATCATAAAAGATTAAAACGCTTAAACAAAAATAATGAAAGAATTGCGAAAGAAGTCTTAAAATATATGAGCAACGCACCGCAAGGACTTGACAATTTCAGAGCAGAATGGCGGCAAAATAATTTACATAATGATATCAGCGTCGAAAATATATTTGATATAAACTTAGTAACCGCAGGGAATTATTCTTACGGAAACTTAAACGTACAATCCTGGGGTACGGATAATGAAAAACTTATAATAGGCAACTATGTTTCAATCTCTCCGAATGTTAAGTTTATGCTGGGCGGAAATCATCCGTATGAAGGGTTTTCTACATATCCATTCAAAGTAAAATTTTTCTCCGAAGTATCGGAAGCCGCTTCCAAAGGTCCTATCATAGTAAAAGATGATGTTTGGATTGGAGAAAATTCTATAATAATGTCGGGCATTACTATAGGACAAGGCGCGATTATTGCAGCAGGGAGCCTTGTAACAAAAGACGTTCCGCCTTATGCAATAGCCGGAGGCAATCCCGCTAAAGTTATAAAGTACAGGTTTGAACCTGAAATAATTGAAAAAATACTTGAGTTTGATTTTTCGACGCTAACAAAAGAGCAAATTATAAATAATAAAGACATCCTGTATGAAAGACTTACAAAGGATAACGTTAATAACATAATATCTAAGTTGAAAGGTGAATAA